In Longimicrobium sp., a single window of DNA contains:
- a CDS encoding NifU N-terminal domain-containing protein produces MAKARIRYQETPNPNAGKFTVGRTLVEGRRGLTFDTAEAARGNPVAERLLAEPGVRSVFIVADFVTVTRDPAASWADLAPRVQAALREVL; encoded by the coding sequence TTGGCGAAGGCCAGGATCAGGTACCAGGAGACGCCGAACCCGAACGCGGGGAAGTTCACCGTCGGCCGCACGCTGGTGGAGGGCCGGCGCGGCCTGACCTTCGACACGGCCGAGGCGGCGCGCGGCAACCCGGTTGCCGAGCGGCTCCTGGCCGAGCCGGGCGTGCGCTCCGTCTTCATCGTCGCCGATTTCGTGACCGTCACCCGCGACCCGGCCGCCTCCTGGGCGGACCTGGCCCCGCGCGTGCAGGCCGCGCTGCGGGAAGTCCTTTGA
- a CDS encoding aminopeptidase P N-terminal domain-containing protein produces the protein MATALAEVFADDPIPAPDDVHRARRERFLEGIGAGVAILCSAPELIRSRDTEIKYRQDSDLFYLTGFAEPAVAVLTPHDPEHRFTLFVRPRDPDREQWDGPRAGVEGARERFGADAAYPLAELDERLKALVEPADALWYALGSSDDMDRRVVALLREFRLKRARSGKGFGDVRDPAGVLDPMRVIKEPGEVELVRRAARLSARGHLAALAAARPGVGEWELEALIDSTFRAAGPDSGPAYDTIVGSGANATVLHYVANERRARAGELVLVDAGAQVGLYCGDITRTFPVSGRFTAPQRAVYDVVLAALEAAIAAIRPGAPFSDGHEAARRVLVQGMVDLGLLSGEVDELIESEAFKRFFMHQTSHYLGLDVHDAGDYRARGGDWLPLRPGMVLTVEPGLYVAADAEDVPDELRGIGIRIEDNVLVTEDGCEILTRDVPVEAGAIERLVGGGGPHAVD, from the coding sequence ATGGCCACCGCACTCGCCGAAGTCTTCGCCGACGACCCGATTCCCGCGCCGGACGACGTCCACCGCGCCCGCCGCGAGCGCTTCCTGGAGGGGATCGGCGCCGGGGTGGCGATCCTCTGCTCGGCCCCCGAGCTGATCCGCTCGCGCGACACCGAGATCAAGTACCGCCAGGACAGCGACCTCTTCTACCTCACCGGCTTCGCCGAGCCCGCGGTGGCCGTGCTCACCCCGCACGACCCCGAGCACCGCTTCACCCTGTTCGTGCGCCCGCGCGACCCCGACCGCGAGCAGTGGGACGGCCCCCGCGCCGGGGTGGAGGGCGCGCGCGAGCGCTTCGGCGCCGACGCCGCCTACCCGCTGGCCGAGCTCGACGAGCGGCTCAAGGCGCTGGTGGAGCCCGCCGACGCGCTCTGGTACGCGCTGGGCTCCAGCGACGACATGGACCGCCGCGTGGTGGCGCTCCTGCGCGAGTTCCGCCTGAAGCGCGCCCGCTCGGGGAAGGGCTTCGGCGACGTGCGCGACCCGGCCGGCGTGCTGGACCCCATGCGCGTGATCAAGGAGCCGGGCGAGGTCGAGCTGGTCCGCCGCGCCGCGCGCCTCTCCGCGCGGGGGCACCTGGCCGCGCTCGCCGCCGCGCGCCCCGGCGTGGGCGAGTGGGAGCTGGAGGCGCTCATCGACTCCACCTTCCGCGCCGCGGGCCCCGACAGCGGGCCGGCGTACGACACCATCGTGGGCTCGGGCGCCAACGCCACCGTGCTGCACTACGTGGCCAACGAGCGCCGCGCCCGCGCGGGCGAGCTGGTGCTGGTGGACGCCGGCGCCCAGGTAGGGCTCTACTGCGGCGACATCACCCGCACCTTCCCCGTCTCGGGCCGCTTCACCGCCCCCCAGCGCGCCGTCTACGACGTGGTGCTGGCCGCGCTGGAGGCGGCGATCGCCGCCATCCGCCCCGGCGCGCCGTTCTCCGACGGGCACGAGGCCGCGCGGCGCGTGCTGGTGCAGGGGATGGTGGACCTGGGGCTCCTGTCGGGCGAGGTGGACGAGCTGATCGAGAGCGAGGCGTTCAAGCGCTTCTTCATGCACCAGACCTCGCACTACCTGGGGCTCGACGTGCACGACGCCGGCGACTACCGCGCCCGCGGCGGCGACTGGCTCCCCCTGCGCCCGGGGATGGTGCTCACCGTGGAGCCCGGCCTCTACGTCGCCGCCGACGCCGAGGACGTCCCCGACGAGCTGCGCGGCATCGGCATCCGCATCGAGGACAACGTGCTGGTGACGGAAGACGGCTGCGAGATCCTCACCCGCGACGTCCCCGTGGAGGCCGGGGCGATCGAGCGCCTGGTGGGCGGCGGCGGCCCGCACGCGGTCGACTGA